The segment GCCCTCATGCGTCTTATGGGAAGGACATCGGCTCTCAGGTCCGATGCTCTTGAAAGGCTGGTTGCGGGGGGGGGATTTGAACCCCCGACCTTTGGGTTATGAGCCCAACGAGCTACCAGACTGCTCCACCCCGCGTCAGGAACTATGAAGTCTACGTGAAACCCGAGGGGGTTGTCAAACTGAGATGGTGCAGCGCGTCAAAGTTTGAGCCTGCCCGTTGCGTTATTCCACGCTTACAGCGTTCGGACCGTGGCTGTCCGGTACCCAGGGTGGCGCCACCGTCTCGCTTGCGCTCGCCGGGGCTGACCCTGGGCTAGCGAATGGCTCCCCTTAAGGGAGCTTGTGCTTGACATTCAACACTGTCGCTGCCTGCCCTCCGAAGCCTTGGCGAAGAAGGGCGCTAACGAATCTGTCCCTCTCAGGGACGAGAAAGGAGGGCCCTGGCTTTGAGTCCGGCGGCACTAGTTGGAATCTTCTTCGGCTTCGCCTTCGGGCTCGGCGTCCATGGCGCAGCGGATGCCGGTGCCGCTCTGCATGCCGGCCGGAAAGCCGATACGCGTGAAGAGACCGATCTGCGAACCCTTCAAGGCGTATGATCCGCCCCGCACCACCTGCAAGTTCTGCGAATAGACGTTGCGGTCGTTGCGGGAACGGGCCGGAGAATTGGGATAGGGCTTGAGCAGGCTGGAGGTCCATTCCTGAGCGTTGCCCATCATGTCATAGACCCCGAAGTCGCTCTTGTCTTCGGGATTCTGGCCTACCTCCATGGTGTCCGAGAAGCCCCGTTCGTTGGTGTTGGTCTTGGCGGGGTCCCACTCATCGCCCCAGGGATAACGGGAAGCGTTCTCGCCGCGGGCGGCCACCTCCCATTCGATCTCGGTGGGAAGGCGCTTGCCCTTCCATTCGCAGAAGGCCTTGGCGTCGTCCAAGGTCACGTTGGCCACCGGCTTGAGTTCCTTGCCGGGAGCGTAGTAGCTGCGCCAGTCGCCCTGGATCTTGTATTCGCGGTCTTCGGCGATGTCAAAGTTCAGGAACTGCTCGTAGGTTACTTCAAAGACGTCGATTTTGAAGGGTTCAACTTCGACGGTGTGGGCGGGTTCGTACCATTGAGGCTGACCCTTCACCTTGTCAGATCGCCAGTCGCTGCCGATCGTATACTCTCCCCCAGGAATCGAGACCATGGGAGCCTCGAAAGGATCGGGCATCTCATCGGCAGGATCAGGGGCAATAGCCTCCCCGGCCCCTTCAGCCGCCTCTTCGCCTCCCCCGCAACCAAACGTCAACACAGCCAATATCAGCAGGAAGATCGTTTTTCTCATGGGACAATTTTATAGCACTTCGCAAAGGACGAGGC is part of the Acidobacteriota bacterium genome and harbors:
- a CDS encoding SUMF1/EgtB/PvdO family nonheme iron enzyme, with amino-acid sequence MRKTIFLLILAVLTFGCGGGEEAAEGAGEAIAPDPADEMPDPFEAPMVSIPGGEYTIGSDWRSDKVKGQPQWYEPAHTVEVEPFKIDVFEVTYEQFLNFDIAEDREYKIQGDWRSYYAPGKELKPVANVTLDDAKAFCEWKGKRLPTEIEWEVAARGENASRYPWGDEWDPAKTNTNERGFSDTMEVGQNPEDKSDFGVYDMMGNAQEWTSSLLKPYPNSPARSRNDRNVYSQNLQVVRGGSYALKGSQIGLFTRIGFPAGMQSGTGIRCAMDAEPEGEAEEDSN